The Flavobacterium marginilacus genome window below encodes:
- the tnpA gene encoding IS200/IS605 family transposase: MSEHIFKRHNKSLLLYHLVCPIKYRRNVLSEDVELSLVEVCRNISERYEIHFVEIGADENHVHFLIQSVPKISVEIIVRTVKSITAKELFRLHPEVKSKLWGGNFWTSGYYVNTVGQYGNENVIQKYIQNQGEEKTVYKSFNKNQLRLSFE, from the coding sequence ATGAGTGAACATATTTTCAAACGGCATAATAAAAGCTTGTTGCTTTATCATTTGGTTTGTCCGATAAAATATCGAAGAAATGTTTTATCGGAGGATGTAGAACTGAGTTTGGTAGAAGTTTGTAGAAATATTTCGGAACGATATGAAATTCATTTTGTTGAGATAGGAGCAGATGAAAATCATGTACATTTTTTGATACAAAGCGTGCCAAAGATTTCTGTTGAAATTATTGTCAGGACAGTAAAAAGTATTACAGCAAAAGAGCTCTTTCGTTTACATCCAGAAGTTAAAAGTAAGTTATGGGGAGGTAATTTTTGGACGAGTGGATATTATGTAAATACGGTTGGTCAGTATGGTAATGAGAATGTGATTCAGAAATACATTCAAAATCAAGGAGAAGAAAAGACTGTTTACAAATCGTTTAACAAAAATCAGCTACGGTTGTCTTTTGAGTAA
- a CDS encoding polysaccharide deacetylase family protein encodes MKYLSAKSILPILFVAVATAVLAVKMYPEEITADAKSQKKPYQPGVAFTFDDDYIEDWYVADKLLHPYEWKATFFVCWYGCLTAEQKAKLHYLKDMGHEIAGHGYNHLNALKFSKAFGVKKYIKEDILSLKSAMAKDGFNIQTFAYPDGAGAHDAELNNELLKHFSIIRGTTYEQIPPESQYCYYEGSKVIYGLGIDDDYKQYNIPYFKSLMDYAKAHNKIVIFYGHKTVPDADEKLETPLSALEELCKYAKNKGLKFYTVNELAKL; translated from the coding sequence ATGAAGTATTTATCAGCAAAAAGCATATTGCCAATACTATTTGTGGCTGTTGCAACAGCAGTATTGGCAGTTAAAATGTATCCCGAGGAAATAACAGCCGATGCAAAATCTCAGAAAAAACCCTATCAGCCCGGTGTGGCTTTTACGTTTGATGATGATTATATAGAAGATTGGTATGTTGCTGATAAACTGCTGCATCCATATGAATGGAAAGCTACATTTTTTGTTTGCTGGTACGGCTGTCTGACCGCAGAACAGAAAGCAAAGCTGCATTATTTAAAAGACATGGGGCATGAAATTGCAGGACATGGCTATAACCATCTTAATGCACTGAAGTTTTCTAAGGCATTTGGAGTTAAAAAATATATTAAAGAAGATATTCTGTCATTGAAATCTGCTATGGCAAAAGATGGTTTTAATATACAGACTTTTGCTTACCCTGACGGTGCAGGAGCTCATGATGCAGAACTTAACAATGAACTGCTAAAACATTTCAGTATAATAAGAGGAACAACCTATGAGCAGATTCCGCCAGAATCGCAATATTGTTATTACGAAGGCAGTAAAGTTATCTACGGCCTCGGTATTGATGATGATTATAAGCAGTATAATATTCCGTACTTTAAAAGCCTGATGGATTACGCTAAAGCACATAATAAAATAGTGATTTTTTATGGTCATAAAACAGTTCCGGATGCCGATGAAAAACTTGAAACACCGCTTTCTGCTTTAGAGGAATTATGTAAATACGCAAAAAATAAAGGACTTAAATTTTATACTGTAAATGAGCTTGCTAAGCTGTAA
- a CDS encoding TatD family hydrolase, giving the protein METKAIFTDTHTHLYSEEFDLDRSEMMQRAVNNGVTRFFVPAIDSSCTQSMYDLERDYPDNVFLMMGLHPTYVKDNYLEELQHVEDELAKRKFIAIGEIGIDLYWDKTHLAEQQIAFRRQIQLAKQYKLPIVIHCREAFDEIFEILEEEKSPELFGIFHCFTGTYEQALQAISYNMKLGIGGVVTFKNGKIDQFLHQIDLQHIVLETDSPYLAPIPYRGKRNESSYLVNVADKLAQIYGLSANEIAATTTDNSFKVFSI; this is encoded by the coding sequence TTGGAAACAAAAGCAATATTTACCGATACTCATACCCATTTATATTCAGAAGAATTTGATCTGGACCGAAGCGAAATGATGCAGCGCGCTGTTAATAATGGTGTTACCCGTTTTTTTGTGCCAGCAATTGATTCTTCCTGCACCCAGAGCATGTATGATTTGGAGCGCGATTATCCTGATAATGTATTCCTGATGATGGGACTGCATCCGACCTATGTAAAGGATAATTATCTGGAAGAACTGCAGCATGTCGAAGATGAATTGGCTAAAAGAAAATTCATTGCTATCGGCGAAATTGGTATTGATCTGTATTGGGATAAAACTCATCTGGCGGAACAGCAAATCGCTTTCAGAAGACAGATTCAGCTGGCTAAACAGTATAAACTTCCCATTGTAATTCATTGCCGCGAAGCATTTGATGAAATTTTTGAAATATTGGAAGAAGAAAAATCACCCGAATTATTCGGCATTTTTCATTGTTTTACCGGGACTTATGAGCAGGCACTGCAGGCCATATCGTATAACATGAAATTAGGAATTGGCGGTGTGGTTACTTTCAAAAACGGGAAGATTGACCAGTTTCTGCATCAAATTGATTTACAGCATATTGTTTTGGAGACAGATTCACCTTATTTGGCGCCGATTCCTTACAGAGGAAAACGTAATGAGAGCAGTTATTTAGTGAATGTTGCTGATAAACTGGCTCAGATTTATGGCCTTTCGGCAAATGAAATAGCAGCTACAACAACTGATAATTCTTTTAAAGTATTCAGTATTTAA
- a CDS encoding TetR family transcriptional regulator has protein sequence MEVSNEQKIKEAAKTVFYKRGVTATRTRDIAEEAGLNLALLNYYFRSKA, from the coding sequence ATGGAAGTAAGTAATGAACAAAAAATCAAAGAAGCAGCCAAAACAGTTTTTTATAAAAGAGGGGTTACTGCAACAAGAACGCGGGATATAGCTGAAGAAGCAGGACTGAATCTTGCTCTGCTTAATTATTATTTCAGAAGCAAGGCCTAA
- the asnS gene encoding asparagine--tRNA ligase: MRHTKVKDLLNSTTTLQEINAKGWVRTFRNNQFIALNDGSTINNIQCVVDFENTPDETLKRITTGAAVSVTGTLAESKGAGQKYEIQVTKLEILGDSDAEKFPMQPKKHSLEFLRENAHLRVRTNAFGAIMRVRSVLSYAVHSYFQQKGFVYVNTPIITGADAEGAGEMFQVTSLPLDNLPKNEEGNIDYKKDFFGKHTNLTVSGQLEGETFAMALGQIYTFGPTFRAENSNTSRHLAEFWMIEPEVAFNDLNDNMDLAEDFIRYVIKYVIEKCTDDLKFLEGRLLEEEKSKPQAERSEMALLEKLNFVLENNFKRVSYTEAIDILRDSTPNKKKKFQYIINEWGADLQSEHERYLVEKHFKSPVILFDYPANIKAFYMRLNEDGKTVRAMDILFPGIGEIVGGSQREERFDVLAEKMKALGIDEEELWWYLDTRRFGSAVHSGFGLGFERLVLFVTGMTNIRDVIAFPRTPQNAEF; the protein is encoded by the coding sequence ATGAGACACACAAAAGTTAAAGACTTATTAAACAGCACAACGACTTTACAGGAAATTAATGCTAAAGGCTGGGTTAGAACTTTTAGGAATAATCAGTTTATTGCCTTGAATGACGGTTCAACGATTAATAATATACAATGTGTTGTCGATTTTGAAAATACTCCCGATGAAACTTTAAAGAGAATTACAACCGGCGCAGCGGTTTCGGTAACAGGAACTTTGGCCGAAAGTAAAGGCGCAGGCCAGAAATATGAAATTCAGGTTACTAAACTTGAAATCCTTGGAGACTCGGATGCGGAGAAATTCCCTATGCAGCCAAAGAAACATTCATTGGAATTCCTCCGTGAGAATGCGCACTTACGCGTACGTACGAATGCCTTTGGCGCAATTATGCGTGTGCGTTCGGTTTTATCGTATGCGGTGCACAGTTATTTTCAGCAAAAAGGATTTGTGTATGTGAACACTCCAATCATCACGGGAGCAGATGCAGAAGGTGCAGGCGAAATGTTTCAGGTGACTTCACTGCCTTTGGATAATCTGCCTAAAAATGAAGAAGGAAATATCGACTACAAAAAAGATTTCTTCGGAAAACATACCAACCTAACGGTTTCAGGACAATTGGAAGGGGAAACTTTTGCAATGGCTTTGGGACAGATTTATACTTTCGGACCAACATTCAGAGCTGAAAATTCGAACACTTCACGTCACTTGGCCGAGTTTTGGATGATCGAACCGGAAGTTGCTTTTAATGATTTGAATGACAATATGGATCTTGCCGAAGATTTTATCCGATATGTAATTAAATATGTTATCGAAAAATGTACTGATGATTTGAAATTCTTGGAAGGCCGTTTATTGGAAGAAGAAAAATCAAAACCTCAGGCCGAAAGAAGCGAAATGGCTTTGCTCGAAAAACTGAATTTTGTACTGGAAAACAACTTCAAACGCGTTTCTTATACTGAAGCGATTGACATTCTTAGAGATTCGACTCCAAACAAAAAGAAAAAATTCCAATACATCATCAACGAATGGGGCGCTGATTTACAATCGGAGCATGAACGTTATCTTGTGGAAAAACACTTTAAATCGCCGGTAATCCTGTTTGATTATCCTGCCAATATCAAAGCTTTCTACATGCGTTTGAACGAAGACGGAAAAACAGTACGTGCGATGGATATCCTTTTCCCTGGAATTGGCGAAATCGTGGGCGGTTCTCAGAGAGAGGAGCGTTTTGATGTTTTGGCAGAAAAAATGAAAGCCTTAGGAATTGACGAAGAAGAATTATGGTGGTACCTCGATACCCGCAGATTCGGATCAGCAGTTCATTCCGGTTTTGGACTTGGATTTGAAAGGCTGGTGCTATTTGTAACCGGAATGACAAACATTCGTGACGTAATTGCGTTCCCAAGAACACCTCAGAATGCAGAATTCTAA
- a CDS encoding 1-acyl-sn-glycerol-3-phosphate acyltransferase, translated as MNKFDAIRSFYDSEVNEAIIKVIDHPMMKALMNFCFPGQDDEIWKEQLRKTHSIRDFQCNFIYHGVQQVLEKSSEGLTTSGFEKLEKNTAYLFISNHRDIVLDTTLLNASLFEYGLDMTSSAIGDNLVKKSFLKSLSKLNRNFLVQRGLSPRELLISSKLLSEYMAQLLLHENRSVWIAQREGRTKDGNDETNPGVLKMIAMGSDEPNIMDYFKKIKIVPVSISYEYDPTDALKMPQLLAEANNEIYIKEKNEDFKTLLSGIIGQKKRIHIHLGDVLDTEIDDIIKNVDTSNKQVQALAQIIDDSVLSNYKLWTTNFIAYDILNNSNQFAHLYTENEKMLFERRLELRIDHEHPIAKQGFLDMYANPVVNKLKYVDALTL; from the coding sequence ATGAATAAATTTGATGCGATTAGGTCTTTTTATGATTCAGAAGTAAATGAAGCAATCATAAAAGTTATTGATCATCCGATGATGAAGGCTTTAATGAACTTTTGTTTTCCGGGACAAGATGACGAAATTTGGAAAGAACAGCTTCGCAAAACGCATTCTATTCGTGATTTTCAATGCAATTTTATTTATCATGGTGTGCAGCAGGTTTTGGAGAAAAGCTCTGAGGGCTTAACCACTTCCGGTTTTGAAAAGTTAGAAAAAAATACTGCATATCTTTTTATTTCCAATCATAGAGATATTGTCTTAGATACAACATTACTGAATGCTTCTTTGTTTGAATATGGTTTGGATATGACTTCATCAGCTATTGGTGACAATTTGGTCAAAAAATCATTTTTGAAATCATTATCGAAATTAAATAGAAACTTTTTGGTGCAGCGGGGATTATCGCCAAGAGAATTATTAATTAGTTCCAAATTACTTTCTGAATATATGGCGCAGTTACTGCTTCACGAAAATCGTTCGGTTTGGATTGCACAGCGCGAAGGAAGAACCAAAGACGGTAATGATGAAACAAATCCCGGAGTGCTGAAAATGATTGCAATGGGATCTGATGAGCCTAATATAATGGATTATTTTAAGAAGATTAAAATCGTGCCTGTTTCTATTTCCTATGAATACGATCCTACTGATGCTTTGAAAATGCCGCAATTGCTGGCCGAAGCTAATAATGAGATTTATATCAAAGAAAAAAATGAAGATTTTAAGACTCTGCTGAGCGGTATTATTGGGCAGAAGAAAAGAATACACATACATTTAGGCGATGTTCTCGATACTGAAATTGATGATATTATCAAGAATGTAGATACTTCAAATAAGCAGGTACAGGCATTGGCACAAATAATTGATGACTCCGTTCTGAGCAATTATAAGTTGTGGACTACCAATTTTATTGCTTATGATATCTTAAACAATTCGAATCAATTCGCACATTTATACACCGAAAATGAAAAAATGCTTTTTGAGAGACGTTTAGAATTGCGCATTGACCATGAACACCCGATTGCTAAACAAGGCTTTCTGGATATGTATGCGAATCCAGTGGTCAATAAATTAAAATATGTTGATGCACTTACACTCTAG
- a CDS encoding efflux RND transporter permease subunit, translating to MIKWFSLGFWELIARVVLRNRILMLSIVVLATVLLAMQWKNIHFTHTEANMLPDDNIVNVEYNAFLDKFGEEGNLVIIGVKDKTFFTPKAYSAWVKLMNSLKGDKAVDLVISINDLKTLQKNEALQKFELVPFVDAGKTTDQVYLEKIKKELFNDLPFYEGLLFNKRSGTIRSAIYLDKKIVNTPARKDFITDRLVPAVDAFEKETKIDLRVSGMPYIRTMNSQTIISEISLFIGASLLVTSLLFFFFFRSFRATLISIVIVIIGVMWSFGFLGLLNYEITVLTALVPSLIIVIGIPNCIFLTNKYHQEYKIHRNKAKALQRVTTKVGMATLMTNVTTAIGFFTFITSNNKLLIEFGNVTSINILALFFLCIIVIPIFHSYIPAPKDRHIEHLDRGYVKWFMDWILRNVKESRFSIYVVAVSLLVFSIIGIYKMRISGSIIEDMPKKAPFFQDILFFEKEFDGVMPLEIMIDTKHKKGVMKLSTLKRMDELETAIDEIPELSKPISVVNLVKYSKQAYYNGNPNYYELPTSQEQAFILSYAKNSTKNAKGDLMKSYVDKTGQFARITTFMRDENGGVMPIVEAEIRKKADKIFPPDRYHVTITGKALVFQKGTGYLLDNLLSSLVFAFFLTALLIGFMFRSFKMILVSIIPNLLPLLLTAGIMGFFDIPLKPSTILVFGIAFGLSVDDTVRFLAQYREELKKNDWKIRKSVYATFNDAGLSMFYTSIVLFFGFSVFMLSSFGGTIALGGLVSLTLLFGMLSNLMLLPALVLTLNRTLANEQEFIEPKLEILEFTDEEIENFEKK from the coding sequence ATGATCAAATGGTTTAGTTTAGGATTTTGGGAGTTAATCGCCAGAGTCGTACTTCGAAATAGAATTTTAATGTTGTCCATAGTTGTTTTGGCAACAGTTTTACTGGCAATGCAGTGGAAAAACATCCATTTTACGCATACCGAAGCCAATATGTTACCCGATGACAATATTGTTAACGTAGAATACAATGCCTTTTTGGACAAATTTGGCGAAGAAGGAAATCTGGTCATTATTGGCGTAAAAGACAAAACATTTTTCACTCCAAAGGCTTATTCTGCTTGGGTAAAGTTGATGAACAGTCTAAAAGGAGACAAAGCAGTAGATTTAGTTATTTCGATAAATGACTTAAAGACATTGCAAAAAAACGAAGCACTTCAAAAATTTGAATTGGTCCCTTTTGTCGATGCAGGCAAAACCACTGACCAGGTTTATCTCGAAAAAATAAAGAAAGAACTTTTTAATGATCTGCCTTTTTACGAAGGACTGCTTTTCAATAAAAGATCAGGAACGATCCGCTCTGCCATTTATCTGGACAAAAAAATCGTAAATACTCCTGCCAGAAAAGATTTCATCACCGACAGATTAGTTCCGGCCGTAGATGCATTCGAAAAAGAAACCAAAATCGATCTTCGTGTTTCGGGAATGCCTTACATCCGAACGATGAATTCACAGACTATTATCAGCGAAATAAGTCTTTTCATCGGAGCTTCATTATTAGTAACATCATTGCTTTTCTTTTTCTTTTTCAGAAGTTTCAGAGCGACACTAATTTCGATAGTTATTGTGATTATTGGCGTAATGTGGTCTTTTGGCTTCCTCGGATTATTAAATTATGAAATTACTGTTTTAACCGCATTAGTTCCTTCCCTGATTATTGTAATCGGGATTCCAAACTGCATTTTCCTGACCAATAAATACCATCAGGAATACAAAATTCATAGAAATAAGGCCAAAGCACTACAGCGTGTTACGACCAAGGTCGGCATGGCAACTCTTATGACGAACGTAACTACGGCGATAGGTTTTTTTACCTTTATTACCTCAAATAACAAACTGCTTATTGAGTTTGGAAACGTAACTTCCATCAACATTTTGGCGTTGTTCTTTTTGTGTATTATCGTAATTCCAATTTTTCACAGCTACATTCCGGCACCCAAAGACCGTCACATTGAGCACTTGGACAGAGGTTATGTAAAATGGTTTATGGACTGGATTTTACGAAATGTAAAAGAAAGCCGTTTCTCGATTTATGTCGTGGCCGTTTCCCTTTTGGTATTCAGTATTATCGGAATTTACAAAATGCGTATTTCGGGCAGTATTATTGAAGACATGCCTAAAAAAGCTCCCTTTTTCCAAGATATTCTTTTCTTCGAAAAAGAGTTTGACGGCGTAATGCCATTGGAAATCATGATTGATACCAAACACAAAAAAGGAGTCATGAAACTTTCTACGCTTAAGCGAATGGACGAGCTGGAAACAGCAATTGATGAGATTCCCGAATTATCAAAACCTATTTCGGTTGTCAATCTGGTCAAATATTCCAAGCAGGCTTATTACAACGGAAATCCGAATTATTACGAATTACCAACTTCACAGGAGCAGGCTTTTATTTTGTCGTATGCCAAAAATTCGACCAAAAATGCAAAAGGCGACCTGATGAAAAGCTACGTAGATAAAACAGGCCAATTTGCCCGCATCACGACTTTCATGCGTGATGAAAACGGAGGCGTAATGCCAATTGTTGAAGCTGAAATCCGCAAAAAAGCCGATAAAATTTTCCCCCCGGACAGATACCATGTAACTATTACAGGTAAAGCATTGGTTTTCCAAAAAGGGACAGGCTACCTGCTGGACAACCTGCTTTCTTCTTTGGTTTTCGCCTTTTTCCTGACCGCACTTTTAATTGGATTTATGTTCCGTTCTTTTAAAATGATTTTGGTTTCTATCATTCCAAATTTACTGCCGTTACTGTTAACCGCTGGAATTATGGGCTTTTTTGACATTCCGCTGAAACCTTCTACGATATTGGTTTTCGGAATTGCATTTGGACTTTCAGTAGATGACACCGTCCGGTTCTTGGCGCAATACCGAGAAGAATTAAAGAAAAACGACTGGAAAATCCGCAAATCGGTTTATGCAACTTTCAACGATGCCGGTTTAAGCATGTTCTATACTTCGATTGTATTGTTCTTTGGGTTTTCGGTATTCATGCTGTCCAGTTTTGGAGGAACCATTGCCCTTGGCGGATTGGTTTCACTGACATTATTGTTCGGAATGCTGTCGAATTTGATGTTACTGCCAGCCTTGGTTTTAACCCTAAATAGAACTTTGGCAAACGAACAGGAATTTATAGAGCCTAAACTCGAAATATTGGAATTTACAGATGAAGAGATTGAAAATTTTGAGAAAAAATAA
- a CDS encoding porin family protein, whose protein sequence is MMRLILGCFLFLSIFKGFSQEQAFSIDTLNVKIDSLYREDQFYAGLNYNSIVKKPEGLSQEKISFGFSAGFLRDFPLNKKRTFAVAPGIGLSFNNYIQNMSIAGTHDNPVYSIIPSSINHDKNRFEQLRVELPIELRWRNSTPESFSFFRIYSGFKVSYLLYDKSVYDDGNEKIVVKGNKDFEELLYGVYLSMGYSAFNLQIYYGLNSFFKSTAKIDSAPLTMNALSLGVVFYIL, encoded by the coding sequence ATGATGCGATTAATTCTTGGCTGTTTTCTTTTCTTGTCAATTTTCAAGGGTTTTTCCCAAGAACAGGCATTTTCAATTGATACTTTGAATGTAAAGATTGACAGTCTTTACAGAGAAGATCAGTTTTACGCTGGGCTTAATTATAATTCAATTGTTAAAAAACCGGAAGGACTCTCTCAAGAAAAAATATCATTTGGTTTTAGTGCTGGATTCCTCAGAGACTTTCCATTGAATAAAAAAAGAACATTTGCAGTTGCTCCTGGAATTGGTTTGTCATTTAATAACTATATTCAAAATATGTCTATTGCAGGGACACATGATAATCCAGTTTATAGTATAATTCCTTCCAGTATTAATCATGACAAAAACAGATTTGAACAGCTGAGGGTAGAACTGCCAATTGAATTGAGATGGCGTAATTCTACTCCTGAGTCTTTTAGCTTTTTTAGAATATACAGCGGTTTTAAAGTCAGTTATTTATTGTATGATAAATCTGTTTATGATGATGGTAATGAGAAGATTGTTGTAAAGGGCAATAAAGATTTTGAAGAGCTGCTTTATGGCGTTTATCTTTCAATGGGATACAGTGCTTTTAATCTGCAGATATATTACGGGCTGAATTCCTTTTTTAAATCCACAGCAAAAATTGATTCAGCACCTCTTACCATGAATGCTTTGAGTCTTGGTGTTGTCTTCTATATTTTATAG
- the rpoN gene encoding RNA polymerase factor sigma-54, producing the protein MLKQFLNLKISQKLSPQQIQLMKLIQLPTQAFEQRLLEEMNENPALESGKEEDDYEKDEFDTEEYDDYEDSEADRIDSEDINIDEYLNSDDTPDYKTQTNNYSDDDETKETPFAAAISFHQDLINQLNTFILNDEERDIAEFLVGSIDDTGYIRRSIPDLVDDMAFTQGIYTTEKQVETILNIIHELEPTGVGARDLQECLLLQLKHKTPTESVDLATAIIDQHFDAFVRKHYDKLVQKLNISNEQLRNAIHEIERLNPKPGGSFSGNTKITENIVPDFAIRIVDGELELTLNGRNAPSLHISKDYQEMMQTYKESKDKSGSQKDAVQFIKQKLDSAKWFIDAIKQRQDTLFVTMNAIMHYQKDYLLDGDEIRLKPMILKDIADMIGLDISTVSRVANSKYVETPYGTKLIKEFFSEAMKNDQGEDVSTLEIKKILQNTIEDEDKKNPLPDDLLAEILKEKGYPIARRTIAKYREQLEIPVARMRKKL; encoded by the coding sequence ATGCTAAAGCAATTTTTAAATTTAAAAATATCTCAGAAATTATCTCCGCAGCAAATCCAGCTGATGAAGTTAATTCAGCTGCCAACGCAGGCATTTGAACAGCGGCTGCTGGAGGAAATGAATGAGAATCCTGCTCTGGAGTCTGGGAAAGAAGAGGACGACTATGAAAAAGATGAGTTCGATACTGAAGAATACGATGATTATGAAGATTCCGAAGCGGACAGAATAGATTCGGAAGACATCAACATAGACGAATACTTAAACAGCGACGACACTCCCGACTATAAAACACAAACCAACAATTACAGTGATGATGATGAAACCAAAGAAACGCCATTTGCAGCAGCTATAAGTTTTCATCAGGACCTCATCAATCAGCTAAATACTTTTATCCTTAACGATGAAGAGCGCGATATCGCCGAATTTTTGGTCGGAAGCATTGACGACACAGGATATATCCGAAGAAGCATTCCCGATCTGGTAGATGACATGGCATTTACACAGGGAATTTACACCACTGAAAAACAAGTGGAAACAATTCTGAATATCATTCACGAACTGGAGCCTACCGGCGTTGGCGCACGTGATCTGCAGGAATGTTTACTGCTGCAGCTCAAACACAAAACACCTACAGAATCTGTTGATCTCGCTACTGCTATAATCGACCAGCATTTTGATGCTTTTGTGAGAAAGCATTATGACAAACTGGTTCAAAAACTAAACATTTCTAACGAACAGCTTAGAAATGCCATTCACGAAATTGAAAGACTGAATCCAAAACCTGGAGGATCTTTTTCGGGAAATACTAAAATCACCGAAAACATAGTACCCGATTTTGCTATCCGAATCGTTGACGGCGAACTGGAACTTACTTTAAATGGCCGAAATGCCCCTTCCCTGCATATTTCCAAAGATTATCAGGAAATGATGCAGACGTATAAAGAGTCGAAAGATAAATCAGGTTCCCAAAAAGATGCCGTACAGTTTATCAAACAAAAACTAGACTCGGCAAAATGGTTTATAGATGCTATAAAACAGCGTCAGGATACTTTGTTTGTAACGATGAATGCCATAATGCATTATCAGAAAGATTATTTATTGGATGGAGACGAAATACGTTTGAAACCAATGATTCTAAAAGATATCGCCGATATGATCGGACTCGACATATCGACCGTTTCGAGGGTTGCTAACAGTAAATATGTTGAAACTCCTTATGGTACCAAGCTGATAAAAGAATTCTTCTCCGAAGCCATGAAAAATGATCAGGGCGAAGATGTATCAACACTCGAAATCAAAAAGATTTTACAGAACACTATCGAAGACGAAGACAAAAAGAATCCGCTTCCAGATGATCTTTTGGCCGAAATACTTAAGGAAAAAGGATATCCGATTGCACGAAGAACCATAGCCAAATATCGTGAACAGCTGGAAATTCCAGTCGCCCGGATGAGGAAAAAGCTGTAA
- a CDS encoding asparaginase has protein sequence MHLHSRPKILLIYTGGTIGMRKDFETGALKAFNFSKLLDSIPELQLLDCEIDAFSFENPIDSSNMNPEHWAEMARTIENNYEKFDGFVVLHGSDTMSYSASALSFMFENLSKPIIFTGSQLPIGDLRTDAKENLITAIQIASLQENGRPLIKEVCLYFEYKLYRGNRTTKINAEHFRAFISPNYPFLVESGVHLTINSELLLPANEEASLKVHTHLDSNTAIIKMFPGINEKVLTAILNVEGLKGVVLETYGAGNAPTEEWFLKFLQDGISRGLHIVNVTQCAIGSVSMGHYETSTTMKNLGIISGKDITTEAAITKLMYLLGQNTPQEDFKNVFETSLRGEMQ, from the coding sequence ATGCACTTACACTCTAGACCAAAAATTCTTTTAATCTATACCGGCGGGACTATCGGTATGAGAAAAGATTTTGAAACAGGAGCTCTCAAAGCTTTTAATTTCAGTAAGCTCCTTGATAGTATTCCCGAACTGCAGTTGCTGGATTGTGAGATAGATGCTTTTTCTTTTGAAAATCCAATAGATTCATCGAATATGAATCCCGAACATTGGGCAGAAATGGCTCGGACTATTGAGAATAATTACGAGAAATTTGATGGTTTTGTAGTGCTTCATGGTTCAGATACCATGTCGTATTCTGCTTCGGCATTGAGTTTTATGTTCGAAAATCTTTCTAAACCTATCATATTTACAGGATCGCAGCTGCCAATTGGAGATCTGCGCACCGATGCCAAAGAAAATTTAATTACGGCGATTCAGATTGCTTCCCTTCAGGAAAACGGCAGACCGTTAATTAAGGAAGTCTGTCTTTATTTTGAATATAAATTATACCGAGGCAACAGAACAACGAAGATAAATGCAGAACATTTCAGAGCGTTTATTTCTCCGAATTATCCTTTTTTAGTAGAGTCCGGCGTTCACTTAACAATAAATTCAGAGCTGTTGTTGCCTGCCAATGAAGAAGCTTCTTTGAAAGTGCATACCCATTTAGACAGCAATACAGCGATAATCAAAATGTTTCCTGGGATAAATGAAAAGGTATTGACAGCGATTTTAAATGTTGAAGGATTAAAAGGAGTTGTTCTTGAAACTTATGGAGCGGGAAATGCTCCGACAGAAGAGTGGTTTTTGAAATTTTTACAAGATGGCATTTCAAGGGGTTTGCATATTGTTAATGTTACTCAATGTGCTATCGGAAGTGTGAGTATGGGACATTATGAAACCAGTACAACAATGAAAAATCTTGGAATTATTTCAGGAAAAGACATTACTACCGAAGCTGCGATTACCAAATTAATGTATTTATTGGGGCAGAATACACCACAGGAAGACTTCAAAAATGTTTTTGAAACTTCTTTGAGAGGAGAAATGCAATAA